The Bradyrhizobium barranii subsp. barranii genome segment CGGCGATCGGGAGCTGGCCGACCGCTCCCGGCGCCCGCATGCGATGCCCAAGCGGAGTGAGGCTGCGGTCGAAGTAGAAGTCCTGGCTGTACGCGACAAGCATCCGGCTTGGGGAGCACGGAAGATTGCCCATTGCCTGAAGCGGGGCGGGCAGACGGTGCCTGTGCCATCAACGGTGCACCAGATCCTGTGTCGGAACGGCCGGGTCAAACCGAGTGAGAATGCGCCGCCCAATCCGGGCCACCGGTTCGAGAAGGAAGCTCCCAATCTGCTGTGGCAGATGGACTTCAAGGGCCACCTGCCGCTGGCCGACGGGACACGATGCCATCCGCTGACCATCGTCGACGATCACTCGCGCTACGTGCTGTGCCTGAAGGCATGTGCCGACGAGCAGCGTCTCACCGTGCAGAATCACCTGTCGACGACGTTCCGCTGCTATGGCCTGCCAGAGGCCTTCTACACCGACAATGGCTCACCCTGGGGCGATACGTCCGGCATTCGTTGGACCGGACTGAAGGTGTGGCTGCTCAAGCTTGGCGTCAGGGTGGTGCACGCCAGGCCATGCCACCCACAGGCCCGCGGCAAGAACGAGCGCTTCCATCGCACCCTGAAGGCCGAGGTGTTTGCAATGCGCCGCTTCCGAACTCTCCCGGAAGTCCAGCGCGCCTTCGACGCCTGGCGGCCGGTCTACAATCTGGAGCGGCCTCACCAAGGCCTCGATATGCAGGTCCCTGCCGATCGCTTCCGGCCAAGTGCTCGCCCCATGCCGGCCCGCGTTCCGAACGTCGAATACGACAGCGGCGAGATCGTGCGCAGGGTCTCATCGACAAGACCCTACATCTCCTTCAAGGGACGCTTCTGGAAAGTTCCCCAGGCCTTCGCCCGCGAACGCCTTGCCATCCGGCCACTGGTTCGTGACGGCCACTACGGAATCTTCTTCGCCAGCTGGCAGGTCGCATCGATCGACTTGACCAATGGCCAACCTGTCAGTGATGTGTCCGAACAGGTGTCAGCCATGTCTCCGGACTAACCCGTCCTATTCGTGAGAGTGCGGCTTTTGGGCCCGATTGATGCGGCCGCACATCTTGTCTGACGAGGCGCACAGGATTGCCTTCGGCTTTTCGCCGCCTGACGACCGGTACTTTGCAACGCGCTTGAGGGATGGGTTGGGCGAACGGGGGCGGACGCCCCGCCGGTCAAGGACCGAGCGGCAGCAGCGCGCCGGGCAAGCCGCAGATCAGGTCGGCTTCGGGACATGCCGCGGCAAACGCAAGGCGAATGCGGCTCGTGGTCTCGACGACACGGGCGGCGATTTTCAAGAGACGAAGACGCAGCGTCGCGAACTCGGCAGCGGCCAATTCCCGGGCTTTGGGAATGGCGTCGCGCACGGTCAGCATCAGCCAATAAGCGGCCGTATGGAGCACGAGACGGACCTGGTTGGCGAGCGCCGAACGGCAGCTGGTGCGATCGGAGGCGAGCTGCGTCTTATGCAGCTTGATCAGATTCTCGGCTTGGCCGCGCGCGCAATACAGGCTGTCGTAGATCCACTCGGCCGAGCCGACATCGAGGCTGGTGACGACGAAGCGGATGTCGAGGCCGAGCATCGTCGCCTCAATACGGGCGACAGTGCGCCGTTCGCGATCCCAGGACTTTGCCTTGTGGCGCGTCTCGGTATAGCCACGCAGAACCGGCAGGTTCTCGATGGCGCGTCGCGTGCGGATGTCGTCGGCGACCTCGTCGACTTTTCTGGCGAGAGGCTTGGTGCCGGACAGACCGAAGATGTAGTCGATGCCGTTGGTCTCGCACCACGCCATGGCCTCCGGCCGGGCATAGTGCCCGTCGCCACGGAACGTAATTTGCGTGTTGTGCCATCGCGTCCGGATATGCCGTACCAGGCGGCGCAGATGGGCACGCACCTCGACGCCGCCCGGCGTCTTGCCGGGCCGCAGCACGACGGCCACGGGCCGGCTCTTCTCCGTGTCGTAGACGTGGATCGGCAGAAAGCAGCGTTCATCATAATGAGCGTTGAACAGCGAGAGCTGCTGATGGCCGTGGACGACGTCGCAGGTATCATCGATGTCGAGCGTGACGGATGCCGGCTCGTGGGGGTAGCTATCCATCCATGCGTCGACCAAAATGTAGGTCAGTCGGATCACGTCGCGCAGGCGCGGAGCATTCTCCAGCCGCGACAGCGTCGGCTGGGAACACAAATCCCGGCCCGTGTCCGGTAGGCGACCGCAGGCCAGCTTGAATGCCGGATCGGACCGCAGATGATCGAGGTCGTCGGCGTCCTCGTAGCCGCAGCAGATCGCGAACATGCGCGCGCGGAACATATCGACCAGGCTGTGCACGACCCGCGTCGGATCGCGCCGATCCGGGAACACCCGGGCCAGATTGTCGGCCAAACCGAGACGCCGCTCGGCCATCGCCAGAAGCATCACGCCCCCGTTCGAGGTCAGGCGCCCACCATCGAAGGCAGCTGTGACTTTCTTGGCGTGAACGGCTGGAAACGAGAAGGGCGGAATCGTATCATCGGTCATGGCGGGCGTGGCGTTCGCGGTTGAAGGTGATGGGGTGGCTTCGCAACCGAATCCTACGCCGCATCAGCGCTTTACACCACGCTCGCCAGCCCTCAGGCGCACTCTTACGAATAAGACGGGCTAAACAGTAGGCGGGCGATCCAGTATTCCAGAGGCCGTGCCATGATGCGGATAAGCCGCGGCGTACTGGATGCCCCGGTCAAGCCGGGGCATGACCGGAAGCGCTCGCCCAAGCCCTTCCGCAGGCCCAGCCCGTCCACACCCCCACGTGCCCTAGGATAAATTAACCAGCCATTAACCAAATTCGCCGCATCGTTAACCATTCAATAACAGGGATCGAGTCGGCCGCTATGGAGGCTGCAGCAAAAGTCCAACGCCAAATGGTTCGCCTGCGCGGGCGCTCCTACGTGGCCTTCGTGTTCGTGCCGACGGTTCCGATCCAGGACTGGCTGCAGGAGATCGACGCCACGATTGCGCGCTCGCCGGGTTTCTTCGCCGGCCGGCCCGTGGTGATCGATCTGTCCTCGGTCGATCTCAGCCAGTCCGGCATCGCCCATCTGCTCACGAGCCTCCAGGATCGCAACATCCGGGTGCTCGGGATCGAGGGGGTGGAGGAGGGCCGGCTGACGCCGACCATGCCGCCGCTGCTCTCGGGAGGGCGCAGCTGCGTGGTCGAGCCGAGCGCGCCGAAGAAGGCCGAGGCGAAGGCCGTAACCAAGCCGACCTCGCTCCTGCTCGATAGCCCGGTGCGCTCGGGCCAGACCGTGATCTTCCCGGAGGGCGACGTCACCATTCTGGGCTCGGTCGGCTCCGGCGCCGAAGTCGTCGCCGGCGGTTCCATCCACATCTACGGCGCGCTCCGCGGCCGTGCCATGGCGGGGGTCAATGGGCACACGAGCGCCCGCATCTATTGTCAGAAGATCGAGGCTGAACTGCTTGCAATTGATGGATTTTACCAGACTGCGGACGACATCGACGCCGCTTTGCGCGGCAAGCCGGCGCAGGCCTGGCTGCAGGGGAATACCATGCGAATTACAGCACTGAACTGACCAGCAAAGGAGACATTTCAGATGAGTAAGGTACTGGTCGTGACATCAGGCAAGGGCGGGGTCGGCAAGACCACGACGACCGCCGCGTTGGGGGCTGCGCTGGCGCAACGCGGCGACAAGGTCGTCGTCGTCGATTTCGACGTCGGCCTGCGCAACCTCGACCTCGTCATGGGCGCCGAACGCCGCGTCGTGTTCGATCTCATCAACGTGGTGCAGGGTGTCGCAAAGCTGCCGCAGGCGCTGATCCGCGACAAGCGGCTGGAGAATCTCTGGCTGCTGCCGGCCTCGCAAACCCGCGACAAGGACGCGTTGACGGAAGAGGGCGTCGGCAAGGTCATCGACGATTTGCGCGACCGCTTCGACTGGGTGATCTGCGACAGCCCGGCCGGCATCGAGCGCGGCGCCTCCATGGCGATGCGCTTTGCGGACGAGGCCGTGATCGTCACCAATCCGGAAGTCTCCTCGGTGCGCGATTCCGACCGCATCATCGGCATGCTCGATTCCAAGACGGTGCGGGCCGAGAAGGGCGAGCACGTCCAGAAGCACATTCTCATCACCCGCTACGATGCCTCGCGCGCCGCGCGCGGCGAGATGCTGACCATCGACGACATTCTCGAAATCCTCGCAACGCCCCTGCTCGGCATCATCCCCGAGAGCCAGGACGTGTTGAAGGCCTCCAATGTCGGCACGCCGGTGACGCTGTCGAACGTGGACGGCGCACCCGCACGGGCCTATATCGACGCGGCGCGGCGGCTGTGCGGCGACACCGTGGCGATGCAGGTTCCGGCCGAGCGCAGGCGCTTCATGGATCGTCTGCTGCGACGGAGGGCTGCATGAGCATGGGTCTGCTTCGGCTTCTCCGCGGCAAGAAGGCCTCTGCCCCGGTCGCTCGCGAGCGATTGCAGATCCTGCTTGCCCATGAACGCGGATTGCGCGGCCAGCCCGATCTGCTCGGCGTGCTGCGCGAGGAAATTCTTGCTGTCGTGTCCAGGCACGTCACGCTGGATCCGACCAAGGTCATCGTCCGGCTCGAGCGCGGCGACGAGGTATCGACCCTGGAGGTCGATATCGAGGTGCCGAACGATTTGGAGCGCAAGCGCGCGGCGGTCGGGTAGGGGATCCGGCCGGTACACTGCAAATTTGGGGTGGGTGAGAAGGCGGTCCGCTGGGCATAGCGGACCGCCTTTGTCTTGCTTGCTCGTCACGTCAAATTCCAGGCCTGCCGATGTGATCGGTCGTGGGCGGAACGGCACCTGCGGCGAAATCGTTGTCAGAGGCCGCGGAGCGCCAAGCCAGGCGCTGCGGTTTCCTGAACAGGAGAGCGCCCATGATATCCGAGATCCAGGTCCACACCATCGCGCGCCAGATGCTGGAAAAACATGGTTTCGCTGCGATTGCGAAGGCCGCCGAGCAGGCCCAGGCCTGTGAGGGCCGCGGCGAGGCCGATGAGGCCAAGGAGTGGCGTCACATCGAGGACGCCATGAAGATCATCCGCGGCCCGCACCAGAGCTGATCCGCGGCCAGCGCGCTCAGCGCTCCCCGCGGTCGGCGCCCGGCTGCGGAGTGCGATTTTGTGTCTGCGGCTGGGGACGCTCGCCTGTCTCTTTGCAGGGCAGCGGTTCCCACGAGCCGTCGGGCGCCTGCTGGTAGGCACTACAGGATGACGAGGTGGATTTTTCCTCGCCTTTCTGGGCATCGGAATTCTTCGCCAGGGCGGGCGCGGTCAGCACCGTGGCGGCCGCAAATGCGCCGGCGAAAACGAAATGGATACTCCGCATGTGGGCTCTCCTGTTCGAATTCGAAGAGGCCGCATGGTGTCGAGGATTATGACGATAGTTAGCCGCCGCGACGGTTCCGCCGCAGCGTGCTTAATGCCCGCGAGAGAGCGCCTAGCCGCCCTTGCTGCGGAT includes the following:
- the minD gene encoding septum site-determining protein MinD, whose protein sequence is MSKVLVVTSGKGGVGKTTTTAALGAALAQRGDKVVVVDFDVGLRNLDLVMGAERRVVFDLINVVQGVAKLPQALIRDKRLENLWLLPASQTRDKDALTEEGVGKVIDDLRDRFDWVICDSPAGIERGASMAMRFADEAVIVTNPEVSSVRDSDRIIGMLDSKTVRAEKGEHVQKHILITRYDASRAARGEMLTIDDILEILATPLLGIIPESQDVLKASNVGTPVTLSNVDGAPARAYIDAARRLCGDTVAMQVPAERRRFMDRLLRRRAA
- a CDS encoding IS1380-like element ISBdi2 family transposase translates to MTDDTIPPFSFPAVHAKKVTAAFDGGRLTSNGGVMLLAMAERRLGLADNLARVFPDRRDPTRVVHSLVDMFRARMFAICCGYEDADDLDHLRSDPAFKLACGRLPDTGRDLCSQPTLSRLENAPRLRDVIRLTYILVDAWMDSYPHEPASVTLDIDDTCDVVHGHQQLSLFNAHYDERCFLPIHVYDTEKSRPVAVVLRPGKTPGGVEVRAHLRRLVRHIRTRWHNTQITFRGDGHYARPEAMAWCETNGIDYIFGLSGTKPLARKVDEVADDIRTRRAIENLPVLRGYTETRHKAKSWDRERRTVARIEATMLGLDIRFVVTSLDVGSAEWIYDSLYCARGQAENLIKLHKTQLASDRTSCRSALANQVRLVLHTAAYWLMLTVRDAIPKARELAAAEFATLRLRLLKIAARVVETTSRIRLAFAAACPEADLICGLPGALLPLGP
- a CDS encoding IS481 family transposase, producing the protein MPWSEVSVMDQRHEFVRLALQEGANRRELCRRFNVSPDVGYKWLARWQAGDRELADRSRRPHAMPKRSEAAVEVEVLAVRDKHPAWGARKIAHCLKRGGQTVPVPSTVHQILCRNGRVKPSENAPPNPGHRFEKEAPNLLWQMDFKGHLPLADGTRCHPLTIVDDHSRYVLCLKACADEQRLTVQNHLSTTFRCYGLPEAFYTDNGSPWGDTSGIRWTGLKVWLLKLGVRVVHARPCHPQARGKNERFHRTLKAEVFAMRRFRTLPEVQRAFDAWRPVYNLERPHQGLDMQVPADRFRPSARPMPARVPNVEYDSGEIVRRVSSTRPYISFKGRFWKVPQAFARERLAIRPLVRDGHYGIFFASWQVASIDLTNGQPVSDVSEQVSAMSPD
- the minC gene encoding septum site-determining protein MinC translates to MEAAAKVQRQMVRLRGRSYVAFVFVPTVPIQDWLQEIDATIARSPGFFAGRPVVIDLSSVDLSQSGIAHLLTSLQDRNIRVLGIEGVEEGRLTPTMPPLLSGGRSCVVEPSAPKKAEAKAVTKPTSLLLDSPVRSGQTVIFPEGDVTILGSVGSGAEVVAGGSIHIYGALRGRAMAGVNGHTSARIYCQKIEAELLAIDGFYQTADDIDAALRGKPAQAWLQGNTMRITALN
- the minE gene encoding cell division topological specificity factor MinE, translated to MSMGLLRLLRGKKASAPVARERLQILLAHERGLRGQPDLLGVLREEILAVVSRHVTLDPTKVIVRLERGDEVSTLEVDIEVPNDLERKRAAVG